The Kineococcus radiotolerans SRS30216 = ATCC BAA-149 genomic interval GACGGGCCGGGGACGCTGGCGCGGTTGCGCGCCGCACCGGCGGGCGCCGCGGTGCCCGTGGTCTTCCTCACCGCCAGCGTGCAGCGCCACCAGGTCGCGCAGCTGGGGGCGCTGGACGTCCTGGGCGTCCTGAGCAAGCCGTTCGACCCGATGGAGCTGTCGGCGCAGGTCTGCGGGCTGGCGGGCTGGCACGGGCCGTGACCTCCGCCGTCGCCGAACCCGCCGCCCTGCTCGCGGCCCCCGGCCGCACGGCCCTCGTCGTCGACGACGACGAGATGATCTCCCACCTCGTCTCGGCCGGCCTGCGCGCCGCGGGCATGACCGTCGTGACCGCCTCCGACGGCCGCGAGGCCCTGCAGCGCCTCGCCGAGGCCGTGCCGGACGTCGTGGTCTCCGACGTCAACATGCCCGGCATGGACGGCTTCGCCCTCGTCAGCCGCCTGCGCGCCGAACCCGCCACCCGCGCGGTGCCGCTGGTGTTCCTCACCTCCCGCGCCGAGGCCTCCGACGCGCTCGCCGCGCTGCGGCTGGGCGCGGACGACTACGTGCGCAAGCCGTTCGACCTGACCGAGCTGGTGGCCCGGGTCGTGGCGAAGCTGGACCGCCCACCGGTACCGGTCGACCAGCTCCTGCACGACCCGCGCACCGGGCTGCTCTCGCCGTCCGCGATGGCCGCCGAGGTGGGCCGGGAGGTCGAACGGGCCGGCGCCGGGGGCCGGCAGGGGGCCCTGGCCGTCCTGGAGGTCGCGGAGCTGTCGCCGCTGCGGGCGCGGTTCGGCGCGCGCGGCGAGGCGGAGCTCGCGCTGCAGGTCGCGGCCGTGCTGGGGG includes:
- a CDS encoding response regulator, yielding MARTVLVVDDEPHLRELAALSLERVGGFAVLTAGSAEECLAAVAEHGPDLVLLDAMMPGTDGPGTLARLRAAPAGAAVPVVFLTASVQRHQVAQLGALDVLGVLSKPFDPMELSAQVCGLAGWHGP